A genomic segment from Muntiacus reevesi chromosome 15, mMunRee1.1, whole genome shotgun sequence encodes:
- the LOC136147481 gene encoding proteoglycan 4-like: MAQPSAPATAQPSAPATAQHSAPVTAQLSTPARAQPSAPATAQLTAPATAQLTAPATAQRSAPATAQPSAPATAQRSAPVTAQLTAPVTAQRSAPVTAQLTAPATAQRSALATAQPSAPVTAQRSAPVTAQLTAPVTAQRSAPVTAQLTAPATAQRSALATAQPSAPVTAQRSAPVTAQLTAPATAQRSAPVTAQLTAPATAQRSAPVTAQLTAPATAQRSAPVTAQRSAPVTAQRSAPATAQRSAPVTAQLTAPATAQRSAPVTAQRSAPATAQRSAPVTAQLTAPATAERSAPVTAQLTAPVTAQLTAPATAQRSAPVTAQLTAPATAQRSAPVTAQRSAPVTAQRSAPATAQRSAPVTAQLTAPATAQRSAPATAQRSAPATAQRSAPVTAQLTAPATAERSAPVTAQLTAPATAQRSAPVTAQLTAPATAQRSAPVTAQLTAPATAQRSAPVTAQRTAPATACTRCTVSLW; encoded by the coding sequence ATGGCTCAGCCCAGCGCCCCAGCGACGGCTCAGCCCAGCGCCCCAGCGACGGCTCAGCACAGCGCCCCAGTGACGGCTCAGCTCAGCACCCCAGCGAGGGCTCAGCCCAGCGCCCCAGCGACGGCTCAGCTCACTGCCCCAGCGACGGCTCAGCTCACTGCCCCAGCGACGGCTCAGCGCAGCGCCCCAGCGACGGCTCAGCCCAGCGCCCCAGCGACGGCTCAGCGCAGCGCCCCAGTGACGGCTCAGCTCACTGCCCCAGTGACGGCTCAGCGCAGCGCCCCAGTGACGGCTCAGCTCACTGCCCCAGCGACGGCTCAGCGCAGCGCCCTAGCGACGGCTCAGCCCAGCGCCCCAGTGACGGCTCAGCGCAGCGCCCCAGTGACGGCTCAGCTCACTGCCCCAGTGACGGCTCAGCGCAGCGCCCCAGTGACAGCTCAGCTCACTGCCCCAGCGACGGCTCAGCGCAGCGCCCTAGCGACGGCTCAGCCCAGCGCCCCAGTGACGGCTCAGCGCAGCGCCCCAGTGACGGCTCAGCTCACTGCCCCAGCGACGGCTCAGCGCAGCGCCCCAGTGACGGCTCAGCTCACTGCCCCAGCGACGGCTCAGCGCAGCGCCCCAGTGACGGCTCAGCTCACTGCCCCAGCGACGGCTCAGCGCAGCGCCCCAGTGACGGCTCAGCGCAGCGCCCCAGTGACGGCTCAGCGCAGCGCCCCAGCCACGGCTCAGCGCAGCGCCCCAGTGACGGCTCAGCTCACTGCCCCAGCGACGGCTCAGCGCAGCGCCCCAGTGACGGCTCAGCGCAGCGCCCCAGCGACGGCTCAGCGCAGCGCCCCAGTGACGGCTCAGCTCACTGCCCCAGCGACGGCTGAGCGCAGCGCCCCAGTGACGGCTCAGCTCACTGCCCCAGTGACGGCTCAGCTCACTGCCCCAGCGACGGCTCAGCGCAGCGCCCCAGTGACGGCTCAGCTCACTGCCCCAGCGACGGCTCAGCGCAGCGCCCCAGTGACGGCTCAGCGCAGCGCCCCAGTGACGGCTCAGCGCAGCGCCCCAGCCACGGCTCAGCGCAGCGCCCCAGTGACGGCTCAGCTCACTGCCCCAGCGACGGCTCAGCGCAGCGCCCCAGCGACGGCTCAGCGCAGCGCCCCAGCGACGGCTCAGCGCAGTGCCCCAGTGACGGCTCAGCTCACTGCCCCAGCGACGGCTGAGCGCAGCGCCCCAGTGACGGCTCAGCTCACTGCCCCAGCGACGGCTCAGCGCAGCGCCCCAGTGACGGCTCAGCTCACTGCCCCAGCGACGGCTCAGCGCAGCGCCCCAGTGACGGCTCAGCTCACTGCCCCAGCGACGGCTCAGCGCAGCGCCCCAGTGACGGCTCAGCGCACTGCCCCAGCGACGGCTTGTACACGTTGTACCGTCTCCCTGTGGTAA